Proteins from one Fragaria vesca subsp. vesca linkage group LG6, FraVesHawaii_1.0, whole genome shotgun sequence genomic window:
- the LOC101293031 gene encoding uncharacterized protein LOC101293031, whose amino-acid sequence MEIGSLNSEQVQDPDSNVIATARDGVLMELDAENCVREGKKEFVAPAIGMEFESYEDAYNYYNCYAKELGFRVRVKNSWFKRNSKEKYGAVLCCSSQGFKRIKDVNRLRKETRTGCPAMLRMRLVDSKRWRILEVALEHNHLLGTKMYKSMKKMTSGTKRKSQSSSDAENQTIKLYRALVIDSGGNGPSNFNATEARNDSPNQLNLKKGDTQAIYNYLCRMQLTNPNFFYLMDINDDGRLRNVFWIDARSRVACGYFGDVIYFDNTYLANKFEIPLVALVGINHHGQAVLLGCALLAGETAESYIWLFKAWLTCVSGRSPQTIITDRCNVVQSAIAKVFPSCHHCFGLSLIIKKVPEKLGGSRNYDAIRKALLKAVYETLKVIEFEAAWGYMIHRFGIGDHEWLQSLYDDRFRWAPVYLKDTSFSGMSATRPGETLSPFFDKYVHKQTPLKEFLDKYELALQKKHKEEALADIDSRSSSPMLKTRCSFELQLSKIYTRDIFKKFQFEVEEMYSCFSTTQLHIDGPIIIFLVKERVVADGNQREIRDYEVLYNRTAGEVRCICSCFNFHGYLCRHALCVLNFNGVEEIPSKYILARWKKDYKRLYIPDHGSNNVDGTDRMQWFSQLYRSALQIVEEGVISLDHYNVAVQTFEESLKRVHEIEEKHNPENLMSILYIRSGNRSRVRLETCVMVEEDEDVIDEGEQCGCRRGRRGSGDRRGSGGPRLEIRGQRSEIGVEVEVRDWRLEVRDRIFASWLAADDDSLPRAMVERERSTIDDGRPSPCFFRSDLTAPTQLLFLPPDLSYQMDEVSLNTEPAGDDDADGYEIEGDCAMTEFVSQTGIMQGENPLPPAAGMEFDTYEDVYYFYNCYAKQHGFGVRVSNTWYRKSKERYRGKLSCSSAGFKKKSDANRPRPETRTGCPAMVKFRLMESNRWRIIEVELEHNHLISPASGKFYKSHKSIGGGTKRSLQLDSAEEVQKIRLFRTVIVDSEGHRSIDVDEGESGSKVDYSNQLRLKEGDAQAVQNFFSRLQLMDPDFFYVVDLNEKGCLRNLFWADARSRVAYTYFSDVVAIDTTCLENKFEVPLVSFCGVNHHGQSVLLGCGLLPSGTIESYTWLFRAWLTCILGRPPQAIITDQCRTLQTAIADVFPRASHCLCLSQIMHKIPENLGGLFEYEAIKAAFIRAVHYSFRVEEFEAAWEDMVQRHGIRDHNWLQALYEDRKQWVPVYLRDIFLAGMSPMQPSEVVSSFFEEFLVKSTPLKDFLDKYDQALQTHHQLEVLADLDSRNSSYMFKSGSHFELQLSELYTNDILRKFGKEVEGMYSCFSTRQLNVDGPLIKYTVKEQTEVDGNRREMRDYEVLYNPSEMEVLCICGMFNLKGYLCRHALSILNQNGVQEIPALYILSRWRKDIKRSYVYDHSCSGIDINNPVHRYDHLYKCIVQVVEEGRKSQDRYKVALQELNGILNKLCITEDCAL is encoded by the exons ATGGAAATAGGCTCTCTTAACAGTGAGCAAGTACAGGATCCCGACAGTAATGTGATTGCAACAGCTCGAGATGGTGTTTTGATGGAATTGGATGCTGAAAATTGTGTCCGAGAAGGAAAAAAAGAATTTGTTGCACCTGCTATTGGAATGGAGTTCGAGTCGTATGAGGATGCTTATAATTATTACAATTGCTATGCTAAGGAATTGGGTTTTCGTGTTAGAGTGAAGAATTCATGGTTTAAGAGGAACAGTAAAGAGAAGTACGGTGCTGTTCTTTGTTGCAGCAGTCAAGGTTTCAAAAGAATTAAAGATGTCAACCGTTTGAGAAAGGAAACAAGAACTGGTTGTCCTGCAATGCTAAGGATGAGGTTAGTGGACTCCAAAAGGTGGAGAATACTTGAAGTTGCACTTGAACATAACCACTTATTAGGTACAAAGATGTACAAATCGATGAAAAAGATGACAAGTGGAACAAAGAGGAAGTCACAGTCAAGTTCAGATGCAGAAAATCAAACAATTAAGCTGTACCGAGCACTTGTGATAGATTCCGGGGGTAATGGACCCTCAAATTTTAATGCAACAGAAGCCAGGAATGATAGTCCCAATCAGTTGAACCTGAAAAAAGGTGACACACAAGCAATTTATAATTACCTTTGTCGTATGCAGTTAACAAACCCGAACTTCTTTTACTTGATGGACATCAATGATGATGGGCGTTTGAGAAATGTATTTTGGATTGATGCTAGGTCGAGGGTGGCATGTGGTTATTTTGGTGATGTGATATATTTTGACAACACATACTTGGCAAATAAATTTGAGATCCCACTTGTGGCGTTAGTGGGGATAAATCACCATGGTCAAGCGGTGTTGCTTGGTTGTGCCTTGCTTGCAGGGGAGACAGCAGAATCCTATATTTGGTTGTTCAAAGCTTGGCTTACATGTGTGTCAGGACGTTCTCCGCAAACAATTATTACTGACAGGTGCAATGTTGTGCAGAGTGCAATTGCTAAGGTGTTTCCTAGCTGTCATCATTGCTTTGGTTTGTCCCTGATCATTAAAAAAGTTCCAGAGAAATTGGGAGGATCACGCAATTATGATGCAATTAGGAAGGCACTGCTTAAAGCTGTTTATGAAACTCTGAAGGTGATTGAATTTGAAGCAGCATGGGGGTACATGATTCACCGTTTTGGAATTGGTGATCATGAGTGGCTTCAATCTTTGTATGACGATCGATTCAGGTGGGCTCCAGTTTACTTGAAAGACACATCTTTTTCCGGAATGTCGGCCACACGTCCAGGTGAAACCTTGAGTCCATTTTTTGACAAATACGTACACAAGCAAACTCCACTGAAAGAATTTCTGGACAAGTACGAATTGGCTCTACAGAAGAAGCATAAGGAAGAAGCTCTTGCAGATATTGATTCAAGAAGCTCAAGTCCCATGCTGAAAACAAGATGTTCTTTTGAGTTGCAGCTTTCAAAAATTTACACTAGAGACATATTCAAGAAATTCCAATTTGAAGTGGAGGAGATGTATTCTTGTTTTAGCACTACACAGTTGCACATCGATGGGCCAATCATAATATTCTTGGTCAAGGAGCGTGTCGTGGCAGATGGGAATCAGCGAGAGATAAGGGATTATGAAGTTCTGTACAACAGAACAGCAGGTGAGGTTCGTTGTATCTGCAGTTGCTTTAACTTCCATGGGTATCTATGCCGGCATGCTTTGTGTGTCCTTAATTTTAATGGAGTGGAGGAGATCCCTTCCAAGTACATTTTGGCACGATGGAAAAAGGATTACAAGCGTTTATATATTCCAGATCATGGCTCCAATAATGTTGATGGTACTGACCGTATGCAGTGGTTTAGTCAGTTGTATAGAAGTGCCTTGCAAATCGTAGAGGAAGGTGTGATCTCTCTTGACCATTACAATGTAGCAGTGCAAACATTCGAAGAGTCTTTGAAAAGGGTTCACGAGATAGAAGAAAAGCATAACCCTGAAAACTT AATGTCAATACTATACATACGAAGTGGCAATCGGAGTCGGGTT AGATTAGAGACGTGCGTCATGGTTGAAGAAGATGAGGACGTCATCGACGAGGGGGAGCAATGTGGATGTAGAAGAGGTCGGCGTGGTAGCGGAGATCGGCGTGGAAGTGGAGGTCCGAGATTGGAGATCAGAGGTCAGAGATCGGAGATCGGCGTGGAAGTGGAGGTCCGAGATTGGAGATTAGAGGTCAGAGATCGGATCTTCGCCTCGTGGCTTGCCGCCGACGACGACTCGTTGCCGCGAGCAATGGTGGAGAGAGAGCGATCGACGATTGACGACGGACGGCCGTCGCCATGCTTCTTCAGATCTG ACTTGACAGCACCCACCCAACTCTTGTTTCTCCCTCCAGATCTCTCTTATCAG ATGGATGAAGTTTCTCTCAACACGGAGCCAGCAGGCGATGATGATGCTGATGGTTATGAGATTGAAGGAGACTGTGCAATGACAGAGTTTGTAAGTCAAACTGGCATTATGCAAGGGGAAAATCCTCTTCCACCTGCGGCTGGAATGGAGTTCGATACTTATGAGGATGTGTATTACTTCTACAATTGCTATGCTAAGCAACATGGGTTCGGGGTTAGAGTAAGCAATACATGGTATAGAAAGAGCAAGGAAAGGTACAGAGGAAAGCTTAGCTGCAGTAGTGCAGGTTTCAAAAAGAAGAGTGATGCTAACCGCCCAAGACCGGAGACTAGAACAGGTTGTCCAGCAATGGTCAAGTTCAGATTAATGGAATCCAACAGGTGGAGAATTATTGAAGTTGAGCTTGAGCACAACCATTTGATCAGCCCAGCAAGTGGTAAATTTTATAAATCCCACAAGAGCATAGGTGGCGGAACCAAAAGATCATTGCAGTTGGATAGTGCTGAAGAAGTACAAAAGATAAGGCTGTTCCGAACGGTGATTGTTGATTCTGAGGGTCACAGAAGCATAGATGTTGACGAAGGAGAATCTGGTAGTAAAGTTGACTACTCCAATCAACTGAGGCTTAAAGAAGGAGATGCCCAAGCTGTTCAGAATTTCTTTTCACGCTTGCAGTTGATGGATCCAGACTTCTTTTATGTAGTGGATCTAAATGAGAAAGGATGCTTGAGAAATTTGTTTTGGGCTGATGCAAGGAGTAGAGTTGCTTACACCTATTTCAGTGATGTAGTTGCCATTGACACTACATGCTTGGAGAACAAATTTGAGGTCCCATTGGTTTCATTCTGTGGAGTCAATCACCATGGACAATCTGTGCTGCTGGGTTGTGGTTTACTTCCAAGTGGGACTATTGAATCCTATACATGGTTGTTTAGAGCTTGGCTTACATGCATATTGGGACGTCCTCCACAAGCCATCATAACTGACCAATGCAGAACATTACAAACTGCTATTGCTGATGTTTTCCCTCGAGCTTCTCACTGTCTTTGCTTGTCCCAAATAATGCACAAAATTCCAGAAAATTTGGGAGGATTATTTGAATATGAAGCAATTAAAGCAGCTTTTATTAGAGCAGTTCACTATTCTTTCAGGGTGGAGGAATTTGAAGCAGCCTGGGAAGATATGGTCCAGCGTCATGGAATTAGGGATCATAATTGGCTTCAAGCATTATACGAGGATCGAAAGCAGTGGGTACCAGTATATTTGAGGGATATATTTTTGGCAGGGATGTCTCCTATGCAACCAAGTGAGGTTGTCTCTTCATTTTTTGAAGAATTTCTGGTTAAAAGTACTCCTCTAAAAGACTTTTTAGACAAATATGATCAAGCTCTGCAGACTCATCATCAGCTGGAAGTCTTGGCAGATTTGGATTCAAGAAACTCAAGTTATATGTTCAAATCGGGAAGTCATTTTGAGTTGCAACTCTCGGAACTGTACACTAATGACATTTTAAGGAAGTTTGGAAAGGAGGTAGAGGGGATGTACTCTTGTTTCAGCACAAGACAATTAAATGTTGATGGGCCACTGATCAAATATACAGTGAAGGAACAAACTGAAGTTGATGGAAACAGGAGGGAGATGAGAGATTATGAGGTTTTGTACAATCCATCTGAGATGGAGGTCCTTTGCATCTGTGGTATGTTCAACTTGAAAGGATATTTATGCAGGCATGCGCTCTCCATCCTAAACCAGAATGGCGTGCAGGAGATTCCAGCTCTATACATTCTTTCACGATGGAGAAAAGATATTAAGCGCAGTTATGTCTATGATCACAGCTGCAGTGGCATTGATATTAATAACCCAGTCCACAGGTACGATCACCTGTATAAATGCATCGTGCAGGTTGTGGAGGAAGGGAGGAAATCACAAGACCGTTACAAGGTTGCATTGCAGGAATTGAATGGGATATTGAACAAGCTTTGTATTACTGAAGATTGTGCCTTGTAG
- the LOC101315254 gene encoding uncharacterized protein LOC101315254, whose amino-acid sequence MKFKAFLTENGVNLLEKRFLPALDKMGKICHLFLNRDRVFFLHNLLNGNGVQSIAQFSKEALFDDYRISSQYDDCIAFTLDISLLHRALRSSVSICTEFGNGPTANRLQIKLAKKLTKNSTERLPFLTFETKGYKSAVIQDVPISSPLSRNQVLELQTALDMAQDLPQTLVQVPDLNQLQNFVDRMRHVGDLLNVSISKYGDLHIQISTTLITLGAEFQKLLVIGEQADAPAEDRNLSAQTRAARAVLRGDAQSVQVSVKHFGKSLQCNLAKPDCAFYGIAPQGACLTLVFQFFIPGTHRLDKSISMHCRLPVLDQGSG is encoded by the coding sequence ATGAAGTTCAAGGCATTTCTTACTGAGAACGGTGTGAATCTTTTGGAAAAGAGGTTCTTACCAGCACTAGACAAGATGGGGAAGATATGCCATCTCTTTCTCAACAGGGACCGTGTTTTCTTTCTGCACAACCTTCTTAATGGCAATGGAGTTCAGTCCATTGCTCAGTTTAGCAAAGAGGCTCTTTTTGATGACTATCGCATCTCTAGCCAGTATGATGACTGCATTGCCTTTACATTAGACATTTCTCTTCTGCACCGTGCTCTTCGTAGCAGTGTCAGCATATGTACTGAGTTTGGAAATGGGCCCACAGCTAATCGCTTACAGATTAAATTAGCAAAGAAGCTCACTAAGAATTCTACTGAAAGGTTGCCCTTCCTTACCTTTGAGACCAAGGGTTATAAATCTGCAGTCATCCAGGACGTGCCAATCTCATCACCTTTGTCTAGGAATCAGGTTCTTGAACTTCAAACTGCTCTTGATATGGCTCAAGATTTGCCCCAGACTCTGGTGCAGGTTCCAGACTTGAATCAATTGCAAAACTTTGTGGATCGGATGAGGCATGTTGGTGATCTGCTTAATGTTTCTATAAGTAAGTATGGGGATTTACACATTCAGATTTCAACTACACTGATCACACTTGGTGCTGAGTTTCAGAAGCTTTTGGTCATAGGTGAGCAAGCTGATGCCCCTGCCGAAGACCGAAACCTGAGTGCTCAGACTCGAGCAGCAAGGGCAGTTCTAAGGGGAGATGCTCAATCAGTGCAAGTGAGTGTCAAGCACTTCGGTAAGAGCCTTCAATGCAATTTGGCTAAGCCAGACTGTGCTTTCTATGGGATTGCTCCACAAGGTGCTTGCTTGACACTGGTTTTTCAATTTTTCATTCCTGGTACACATCGACTTGATAAGTCAATCAGTATGCATTGCAGACTTCCTGTACTTGACCAAGGGTCCGGCTAA